In Mastacembelus armatus chromosome 4, fMasArm1.2, whole genome shotgun sequence, the following are encoded in one genomic region:
- the mindy4 gene encoding probable ubiquitin carboxyl-terminal hydrolase MINDY-4 isoform X1 encodes MVVSVEDVSSSLVREYLSRKGLKRTMACMDEEHPRTAASINNRSHLRQILNMEALYKNNKVQGSPLKTLLEIIVKHHVEGSGRDKTSSDGSGPPRSDDPAVTELAAKTGGGSDLRSGLDERCPSEPSNISLLPKAGRLPARQAALWAHGSDAPEGQSLVADLQDSEGSIRREPEIKTPRTENTHRTRTNQMRRGMMTGPIASRPTPQDSNRKRQSQRVEGPQLLTKEENTREGPPLTDPHPKRDIAQIDCTGGSRGWRSRVQRENSFGKVGPNCPEAETCPAASGLSEMVLDDVDDDDDLRDLSKVSFERTVAEPSCRGRPMDQHRAAELKTLLLGSSLNCFSVEWRNQGFTFSETHDLRYGIVQKKGGPCGVLASIQAFVLKNLLFEKVGGLQRLRPSSTCRRKCLVLATAEILWRAGEEKQATLAVNSGRNHFTPAGHYKSEGVFEKITCFTVDSIKDLQSLVEQHIEQFETGALGCVLLTISAVLSRSVEKVREDMDVPTTTLVGAHGYCTQELVNLFLCGRAVSNVFDDDMELDSGNANMTLLKGIKGHCDIGLLSLFEHYNICKVGSYLKTPRYPIWVVCSESHFSVLFGLQRELLTSMDTDLEFDLYYYDGLANQQEEIRLTVSVGKFATRCQDVDTDLIPPLEHCIRTRWKDAVISWNDTEPIL; translated from the exons ATGGTGGTCTCGGTAGAAGACGTGTCCTCGTCCCTTGTGCGGGAATATCTCAGCCGGAAG GGCCTGAAGAGGACCATGGCCTGCATGGACGAGGAGCATCCACGCACTGCGGCCAGTATCAACAACAGGTCTCACCTGAGGCAGATTCTCAACATGGAGGCTCTCTATAAAAACAACAAG GTCCAGGGCTCCCCTCTGAAGACGCTCCTGGAGATTATTGTAAAGCATCACGTCGAGGGCTCTGGGAGAGACAAGACCAGCAGCGATGGAAGTGGGCCTCCTCGGTCCGATGATCCTGCAGTCACAGAATTAGCAGCAAAGACTGGGGGCGGCTCCGACCTGAG GTCGGGCTTGGACGAACGCTGCCCTTCAGAACCCTCAAACATCTCATTGCTGCCCAAGGCGGGCAGACTGCCCGCCAGGCAAGCGGCTCTGTGGGCCCACGGCTCAGACGCCCCGGAAGGACAGTCGCTGGTTGCCGATCTCCAGGACAGTGAGGGCTCAATCAGAAGAGAGCCCGAAATAAAGACCCCCCGGACTGAAAACACCCACAGGACCAGAACTAATCAAATGAGACGTGGCATGATGACTGGACCCATAGCCAGCAGGCCTACGCCTCAG gactcaaacagaaagagacagagtcAGAGAGTGGAAGGTCCTCAGCTGctcacaaaagaagaaaacacaagggAAGGACCCCCCCTGACGGACCCACATCCAAAAAGAGACATAGCTCAGATCGACTGCACAGGGGGGAGTCGGGGGTGGAGGAGCAGAGTGCAGCGTGAAAACAGCTTTGGAAAAGTGGGACCAAACTGTCCAGA AGCAGAGACGTGTCCTGCTGCGTCTGGCCTGTCTGAAATGGTTTTAG atgatgttgatgatgatgacgatcTGCGAGATCTCTCCAAAGTGTCCTTTGAGAGAACCGTGGCAGAGCCCAGCTGCAGAGGCCGGCCCATGGACCAGCACAGGGCCGCG GAACTGAAGACACTTCTTCTTGGTTCCAGCCTAAATTGTTTTAGTGTTGAGTGGAGGAATCAGGGTTTCACATTCTCAGAAACACACGACCTCAGATATGGAATAGTGCAGAAAAAG GGTGGTCCTTGTGGTGTTCTGGCGTCCATCCAGGCGTTTGTTCTAAAGAATCTGCTGTTTGAGAAAGTTGGAGGCCTCCA GAGATTAAGACCATCCAGCACTTGCAGAAGAAAATGTCTTGTTTTAGCCACGGCTGAAATCCTGTGGAGGGCTGGCGAGGAGAAACAGGCTACGCTCGCAGT GAATTCAGGAAGAAATCATTTCACCCCAGCAGGACACTACAAATCTGAAGGAGTGTTTGAAAAG ATAACATGTTTCACAGTAGATAGCATCAAGGACCTGCAGTCGCTCGTTGAGCAGCATATTGAACAG TTTGAGACTGGGGCGTTAGGATGCGTCCTGCTCACCATATCTGCTGTTCTCTCCAGATCagttgaaaa agtAAGAGAGGATATGGACGTGCCCACCACCACCCTGGTTGGAGCCCACGGCTACTGCACTCAG GAGCTGGTCAACCTGTTCCTCTGCGGCCGAGCGGTCTCTAATGTCTTTGACGATGACATGGAGTTAGACTCGGGCAACGCCAACATGACTCTGCTCAAGGGAATCAAAGGCCACTGTGACATTGGCCTGCTGTCCTTGTTTGAACACTATAACATCTGTAAG GTAGGATCTTACCTGAAGACTCCGCGTTACCCCATCTGGGTGGTGTGCAGTGAAAGCCATTTCAGTGTGCTGTTCGGCCTGCAGAGGGAGCTGTTGACCAGTATGGACACAGACCTGGAGTTTGACCTGTACTATTACGACGGACTGGCCAATCAACAGGAGGAGATCCGCCTCACTGTCT CCGTCGGCAAGTTTGCCACGAGATGTCAGGATGTGGACACGGATCTCATTCCTCCACTGGAGCACTGTATCCGAACAAG gtGGAAAGATGCAGTTATCAGTTGGAACGACACAGAGCCAATCCTCTAA
- the mindy4 gene encoding probable ubiquitin carboxyl-terminal hydrolase MINDY-4 isoform X2, with the protein MVVSVEDVSSSLVREYLSRKGLKRTMACMDEEHPRTAASINNRSHLRQILNMEALYKNNKVQGSPLKTLLEIIVKHHVEGSGRDKTSSDGSGPPRSDDPAVTELAAKTGGGSDLRSGLDERCPSEPSNISLLPKAGRLPARQAALWAHGSDAPEGQSLVADLQDSEGSIRREPEIKTPRTENTHRTRTNQMRRGMMTGPIASRPTPQDSNRKRQSQRVEGPQLLTKEENTREGPPLTDPHPKRDIAQIDCTGGSRGWRSRVQRENSFGKVGPNCPEAETCPAASGLSEMVLDDVDDDDDLRDLSKVSFERTVAEPSCRGRPMDQHRAAELKTLLLGSSLNCFSVEWRNQGFTFSETHDLRYGIVQKKGGPCGVLASIQAFVLKNLLFEKVGGLQRLRPSSTCRRKCLVLATAEILWRAGEEKQATLAVNSGRNHFTPAGHYKSEGVFEKITCFTVDSIKDLQSLVEQHIEQFETGALGCVLLTISAVLSRSVEKVREDMDVPTTTLVGAHGYCTQELVNLFLCGRAVSNVFDDDMELDSGNANMTLLKGIKGHCDIGLLSLFEHYNICKDLT; encoded by the exons ATGGTGGTCTCGGTAGAAGACGTGTCCTCGTCCCTTGTGCGGGAATATCTCAGCCGGAAG GGCCTGAAGAGGACCATGGCCTGCATGGACGAGGAGCATCCACGCACTGCGGCCAGTATCAACAACAGGTCTCACCTGAGGCAGATTCTCAACATGGAGGCTCTCTATAAAAACAACAAG GTCCAGGGCTCCCCTCTGAAGACGCTCCTGGAGATTATTGTAAAGCATCACGTCGAGGGCTCTGGGAGAGACAAGACCAGCAGCGATGGAAGTGGGCCTCCTCGGTCCGATGATCCTGCAGTCACAGAATTAGCAGCAAAGACTGGGGGCGGCTCCGACCTGAG GTCGGGCTTGGACGAACGCTGCCCTTCAGAACCCTCAAACATCTCATTGCTGCCCAAGGCGGGCAGACTGCCCGCCAGGCAAGCGGCTCTGTGGGCCCACGGCTCAGACGCCCCGGAAGGACAGTCGCTGGTTGCCGATCTCCAGGACAGTGAGGGCTCAATCAGAAGAGAGCCCGAAATAAAGACCCCCCGGACTGAAAACACCCACAGGACCAGAACTAATCAAATGAGACGTGGCATGATGACTGGACCCATAGCCAGCAGGCCTACGCCTCAG gactcaaacagaaagagacagagtcAGAGAGTGGAAGGTCCTCAGCTGctcacaaaagaagaaaacacaagggAAGGACCCCCCCTGACGGACCCACATCCAAAAAGAGACATAGCTCAGATCGACTGCACAGGGGGGAGTCGGGGGTGGAGGAGCAGAGTGCAGCGTGAAAACAGCTTTGGAAAAGTGGGACCAAACTGTCCAGA AGCAGAGACGTGTCCTGCTGCGTCTGGCCTGTCTGAAATGGTTTTAG atgatgttgatgatgatgacgatcTGCGAGATCTCTCCAAAGTGTCCTTTGAGAGAACCGTGGCAGAGCCCAGCTGCAGAGGCCGGCCCATGGACCAGCACAGGGCCGCG GAACTGAAGACACTTCTTCTTGGTTCCAGCCTAAATTGTTTTAGTGTTGAGTGGAGGAATCAGGGTTTCACATTCTCAGAAACACACGACCTCAGATATGGAATAGTGCAGAAAAAG GGTGGTCCTTGTGGTGTTCTGGCGTCCATCCAGGCGTTTGTTCTAAAGAATCTGCTGTTTGAGAAAGTTGGAGGCCTCCA GAGATTAAGACCATCCAGCACTTGCAGAAGAAAATGTCTTGTTTTAGCCACGGCTGAAATCCTGTGGAGGGCTGGCGAGGAGAAACAGGCTACGCTCGCAGT GAATTCAGGAAGAAATCATTTCACCCCAGCAGGACACTACAAATCTGAAGGAGTGTTTGAAAAG ATAACATGTTTCACAGTAGATAGCATCAAGGACCTGCAGTCGCTCGTTGAGCAGCATATTGAACAG TTTGAGACTGGGGCGTTAGGATGCGTCCTGCTCACCATATCTGCTGTTCTCTCCAGATCagttgaaaa agtAAGAGAGGATATGGACGTGCCCACCACCACCCTGGTTGGAGCCCACGGCTACTGCACTCAG GAGCTGGTCAACCTGTTCCTCTGCGGCCGAGCGGTCTCTAATGTCTTTGACGATGACATGGAGTTAGACTCGGGCAACGCCAACATGACTCTGCTCAAGGGAATCAAAGGCCACTGTGACATTGGCCTGCTGTCCTTGTTTGAACACTATAACATCTGTAAG GATCTTACCTGA